The DNA window TTAATCATCGGTAACCTAGAAACCCCGTCCGATCTTCAAAAAAATCTCATACCCCCCCCTGATAAATCCTTCGcgtcctctttttccttctcttcttctcgcagCCAACTGGCAACATTGCGACCCGTGCTTTTGCTTGCACAGTCatatactttcttttttaggTTTTCACCTTTAGATTTGGCTTGCTGCCAAGAGGGCCAATCTCTTGCTTGCTCTCCACTTTCGCTACCGAATTGGTCGCTTTTAGTTTATCGAtctgtcttcatcgccgccaCTTCATCCCTGTCCGCCTATTCACATCTCGTGATAGCACGGCAAAATGGCTACCGAAACTCTCACTAAACTCACTCGCGCCGAAGTCGAGAGACACAACACTGAGCGGGACTGTTATGTCACTCTCGGCAACAAGGTCTACGACGTTACAAGCTTCCTGTTCGACCATCCCGGCGGCCACAAGCTCATCCTCGACTATGCTGGCAAGGACATCAAGGACATCTTGGAGGACGGCGTCTCGCACACCCATTCAGATGCTGCATATGACATACTCGACGACTCTCTTGTCGGCTACCTGAAGCCAGAGCAGAATGGATCCGCCAATGGAGCCGCCAATGGCGAGTATGTGCACCCGAGAACTGGCATGTCCAACGAAGAAGATCTCAGCAAGGACACGGATTACAATCAAGACTATAAGAAACACAAGTTTTTGGATTTGAGCAAGCCTTTGTTTGCCCAGCTCTGGTACGGCAACTTCTCCAAGAAGTTCTACCTTGACCAAGTGCATCGTCCACGCCATTACAAGGGCGGCCAGTCTGCTCCCCTCTTTGGCAACTTCCTCGAGCCGCTCACAAAGACCCCTTGGTGGGTGATTCCTCTTCTCTGGCTCCCTTGCGACTCATATGGCTCCTATTTGGCCTTCCAAGGTTGGGAAAATCCCATCATCCCTGCCGCATATTGGGTCCTTGGCTTTTTCATTTGGAGCCTTGTCGAATATGGACTGCACAGATTCTTGTTCCATCTTGATGAGTATGACATTATCCCTAAAACCCAAGTCATATGATTTGTTGCTAACTATGATGCAGCTACCTTCCTGATAATAGATATGGCATCATTGCACACTTCTTGCTTCACGGCATCCATCACTACTTGCCCATGGATAGGTATAGACTTGTCATGCCTCCCACCATGTTCGTGTTGCTTGCAACTCCGTTCTGGTATCTCGCCCACACCGTTTTCGCCTACAACTGGTATGCCGCGACCGCGGTCTACTGTGGCGGCATCTTTGGTTATATCTGCTATGACCTGACCCACTACTTCCTCCACCACGAGAACTTGCCTCTCTGGTACAAGGATCTCAAGAAGTACCACCTGGAGCACCATTTCCTTGAGTACGAGCTCGGCTTTGGCGTCACTACCAGATTCTGGGACAACGTATTCGGCACAGAGCTGAAGCCCAACGTCATCAAGACTCAATAAATACGAAGCACCTGATACATTCGAGAAGAATAGATCGTCACGAACATGAAAAGACGGGGATGACGAGGTTGTTTAATGCGTTGTGGGAGGCAAAATCTTTAATGGTTGTGGGTATGAGTAATGGATTAATCAAGAGATCGTCTTCATGAAGCAAAGACACTAACGGCACACTTATCGGACGCTTATATTACCGATggtacttttttaaatagtaaaagattttaattaaagaataTCATGCTCCAATTGTCCTATTTAGTACTGAGTACTAGTAATACTTGGTTGCTTATGATGGTATGACCTTTGAAGCTGGGGAAACCGCCTATAAAACGCCGGGGCTGCGATTTCCGGATTACGTAAGCCCTGCAATTAACATTGTAAACGCCATTCACGTGACTCGCCTTTAGCTCAAGTCCCAAGGAGAAAGTAATCGTCTCCGAAGCCTAACTCGCCAGAAACTTTCTGGGGATTGATATCCGTGACAACTTTGCCGATCCCGAGATTCGACGCAAACGGACACTATTGTATTCCACGGCAATCGTACCTTTGTTCATGGTCCATTGCCCCCTTCAAAGTACTAgcaacttcttctcttttgccaTTGGCCGTCAGGACAGTGTACCATCATGTCTAGCTTAGACGTCGAGGCGCTGCTCGACGCAACGGCTAAGAACCCagagaaaaagcaaaagaccCCTGATGCGGACCGCTCCAAAGACGACGGTAAATCTGATAGGCGAGATAGAGACTCCGACCGCGACAAAGGCCGAGAACGTGATGGCAGCCGTGTGAGAGACAGAGATCGAGACTACGACCGTCGCCGTCGAGACTACAGCCTTACTCGAAGCCGCCGCGAGACGCCCGATACAGGCACTCCCCGTAGTGACACTGGTAGCCACAAGAGTAGGCGGAGAAGCAGGAGCCGTGATGATGACCGTCGTCACTCACGCCGCCACAGAGACGGCGACTACTATCGGGGTGGACGAGCTCGCTCGCGTTCACGTTCGCCCCCTCGACACTATCGTCCTCGTGACGATCGCGATCGACGAGACCGACGAGACCGAGGCGACCGCTACTCCAATGACTACGGCCGCCGCGGTGGTCGAGATGACGACCGTCCTGAAGCCGGCAATGAGGGCGCCAATGCCCCGCTTACGGAGGATGAGAGGGATCGCCGTACCGTGTTTgtccagcagcttgcagctCGGCTGCGGACTCGTGAGCTGAAAGAATTTTTCGAAAAAGTCGGACCTGTTAATGAAGCTCAGATCGTGAAAGATCGAATCAGTGGACGGTCTAAGGGGTAAGTCGCTCTGAAGATTAAAACTCTTCATGTAATGATTGTTACGTGTTACTAATTCGGCGGCAGAGTGGGCTATGTTGAGTTCAAGAGTGAAGATGCCGTGCAGCAAGCCCTTCAACTTACAGGACAGAAACTCCTAGGCATCCCTGTCATTGTGCAACATaccgaggctgagaagaatcGCCAAGCTCGTAACCCAGACTCAACGAGTGGACATCCCAACTCCATACCATTCCAC is part of the Trichoderma atroviride chromosome 1, complete sequence genome and encodes:
- a CDS encoding uncharacterized protein (TransMembrane:5 (o180-199i206-222o242-257i264-282o288-307i)); protein product: MATETLTKLTRAEVERHNTERDCYVTLGNKVYDVTSFLFDHPGGHKLILDYAGKDIKDILEDGVSHTHSDAAYDILDDSLVGYLKPEQNGSANGAANGEYVHPRTGMSNEEDLSKDTDYNQDYKKHKFLDLSKPLFAQLWYGNFSKKFYLDQVHRPRHYKGGQSAPLFGNFLEPLTKTPWWVIPLLWLPCDSYGSYLAFQGWENPIIPAAYWVLGFFIWSLVEYGLHRFLFHLDDYLPDNRYGIIAHFLLHGIHHYLPMDRYRLVMPPTMFVLLATPFWYLAHTVFAYNWYAATAVYCGGIFGYICYDLTHYFLHHENLPLWYKDLKKYHLEHHFLEYELGFGVTTRFWDNVFGTELKPNVIKTQ